CCGCCCGCGGCCCGGGGGGGCGCATCTACCCCTGGGGGGATGTGTTCGATCCCGCCAAGGTGGCCGCCGGCAAAGGCCCCGAGCTTGTCGGCCGAAGGCCCGCGGGCGCCAGCCCCTACGGGGCGCTCGGCATGTCGGGAAACGTCTGGGAGTGGACCCACGACTTCTGGGGGGAGTTCTACCTGCGGGAGGCCCCCTCCCGGAACCCGAAGGGCCCGGCCACCGGCTTCCTCCACACCATCAAGGGGGGCTCGTGGATGAATGAGCCCGCCATGCTCCGCGCCGCCACACGCTTCCGCCTCGATGCCATCGTCCGCTGGAAGCTCGTCGGCTTCCGGTGCGCGATGGACGCGAAGTAACTCTCCCCCCCTACTGCACCTTTCCCCTTGCGGCGATGGGGATGAGGCGCTCCAAAACACCCGCCTCCATCCCCCCGCGGATGCCGTGATAGACATCGTAGAGGTTGATCGTCGTGTCGCAGTGGCTCGGCTGGAAGAGGAGCGGCTGGCCGAGCTCGGGCCGCCGGGCCGCGGCGGCGAGATCGAGAATGCCGTGCTCATCCCCGCCGGGGCGGTAGGGGGCGTCCTCGATCTCGAGGCACACGGGCGGGCCGCTGTCGGTCGAGAGACTCTTGTGGCCCGCGTCCACCACCGCTCGGTCCGCCGCCGGGATGCTCACCACGGTGGAGAGAACATAAAGGCTCGGCTCGAAGTCCTCGTAGAGGGGACCCGCCGCGCCCCCGACGCTGCAGTAGTGGGCGTCCATGAAGAGGTAGCTGCCCGCCTGGAGTTCGTTGAAAACGCCCGCCTC
Above is a genomic segment from bacterium containing:
- a CDS encoding SUMF1/EgtB/PvdO family nonheme iron enzyme, which encodes ARGPGGRIYPWGDVFDPAKVAAGKGPELVGRRPAGASPYGALGMSGNVWEWTHDFWGEFYLREAPSRNPKGPATGFLHTIKGGSWMNEPAMLRAATRFRLDAIVRWKLVGFRCAMDAK